Proteins from a genomic interval of Halomonas alkaliantarctica:
- a CDS encoding AAA family ATPase — MRDARETDQLTLFGHFSLTQGEDVLTHFSYDKVKALLVYLLLHRQPVNRAALAELLWPDQGLSSGRTNLRHALHCLRQSLGESADQVLSVSRQTIAFQLPANWQVDLHTLQQLLEGPRDLDTLEALMTCYQGDLIEELQLASCSEFQRWLVQVRNEWRQRVIRFAEQVLDGHTDVPDVILETLVSRFSGYGPFHERLVRQLAEQNQMAAAHEQYNSYLQLLALSGQQPEPSFLQLASYWSDGHHDPRMMSPQGAFSRALAADSKPLREDEIELRQLSVMAIRLRLKGDWQDRAATRNCLALQLELLRWLEQQCHHLGGFWLPGATGGLGLACFGTHGPAHQLAELVALYEHCRQALPQESARHWSGEGEVPQFELAAGLHSGRVVYLPERQLADPLGQVTQTSLELMSAAEGSELVISQEASQHMPPALDLQPRLVSRLVASDGRVRLRALVLGLNEGGRDALPPSLVGRETSLRTLRDALARAGIGLRQSVLVRGASGMGKSALMVGFRQLELSRDAAICWQPTTRLSVLDPYGVARTLVSWYLKQPLTVEAIHELQATLEFDQLTPERQHLLEEALGVHEVQEITQLAQSGEAVELVVMLLHRLIERQATTNTLVLMVDDLQWLDEPSFKVLAGLQARLPINTAFMLVASHHGRELLPVKLHWDQQISLGNLDSQQSSRLLSQLSRRYRIHLSPRLRNQIIERCDGVPLYMQEICRRLDMDRREGRSVQFDELPKGLLGLLASRIDQLEADREIAHVAAVLGKRFRLDFLLECSGWEKGRLNQALEHMRSLEIVEPVDKESGEHEYQFSHQLLQEAAYLSCPRDVRVKLHQQVVTLIEERFPVWISRHPGDFATHLRRSGHYARGARYFELAAREALKVSANRTALRMADFGLASLRHVEHEVEREVSLLTVRGQAAFSLEGHGSPTAHESFVRARELLRESGTDRLEDPEDLEQIFLVKWGLWVGRSQRYAHADAFALASTLADLAARLEDPRYRRLADYARANCEYWAGRIQQAHDHLDEIDPLNAQMMIEWLPFSDHPQVSAACFQGWALCLRGDYQRAERQVSAAIRLAEKIAHPGTLALALLFAAALYRQLGHIHLAARHAERAAAMTGTPDLQLWQISSQFILGWQRALAGDATGLTQLRDSLDQMAELNGRDRYQRPVLWYSDACIELGELNAAEEYLDQCLVIARERTTLFLPELATQLAKVRDLLGHPANEVRALAEMAINQSREHGNRHQELAALELWLTRIEPNDQQAKESFRQLLSEVSNSDAPVLARWINLLDRRLPRPVGAEG, encoded by the coding sequence ATGCGCGATGCTCGTGAGACAGACCAGTTAACTCTATTTGGTCACTTTTCGCTTACCCAAGGCGAAGACGTACTAACCCACTTTAGTTACGACAAAGTGAAGGCGCTGCTCGTTTATCTGCTGCTGCATCGACAGCCGGTTAATCGGGCCGCGCTGGCCGAATTACTATGGCCCGACCAAGGGTTATCCTCAGGCAGAACTAACCTTCGTCACGCGCTGCACTGTTTGCGTCAATCGTTAGGTGAGAGCGCCGATCAAGTGTTGAGTGTCTCCCGGCAAACGATTGCCTTCCAGCTTCCTGCCAATTGGCAAGTCGACCTGCATACATTGCAGCAACTGCTGGAAGGGCCACGCGACTTAGACACCCTGGAAGCATTGATGACCTGCTACCAAGGTGACCTGATTGAAGAGCTTCAATTAGCAAGCTGTAGTGAATTTCAGCGTTGGCTTGTCCAGGTGCGAAATGAGTGGCGCCAACGCGTCATTCGTTTTGCTGAGCAGGTGCTCGACGGCCATACAGATGTGCCTGATGTGATCTTGGAAACCCTGGTCAGTCGCTTTTCCGGCTACGGTCCGTTCCACGAACGCTTGGTACGCCAACTGGCTGAGCAGAATCAAATGGCAGCCGCACACGAGCAGTATAATAGCTACTTGCAGTTACTGGCGTTGTCAGGTCAACAGCCTGAGCCCAGCTTCTTACAGTTAGCCAGCTACTGGTCTGACGGTCACCATGACCCGCGTATGATGAGCCCCCAAGGCGCGTTTTCCCGCGCGCTGGCGGCGGATAGCAAGCCTCTGCGTGAAGATGAGATTGAGCTGCGCCAGCTTTCCGTGATGGCTATACGGTTACGCTTAAAAGGGGATTGGCAGGATCGTGCAGCAACGCGCAACTGCCTCGCTTTGCAGTTGGAGCTATTGCGCTGGCTTGAGCAGCAGTGCCATCACTTGGGCGGCTTTTGGCTGCCTGGCGCCACCGGTGGCTTGGGCCTGGCGTGTTTCGGCACCCATGGGCCTGCTCATCAGCTAGCTGAGTTGGTAGCACTCTATGAGCACTGCCGGCAGGCGCTTCCCCAAGAGAGTGCCCGCCATTGGTCTGGCGAAGGCGAAGTGCCGCAATTTGAGCTGGCCGCTGGTTTGCACAGCGGGCGAGTGGTCTACCTGCCCGAGCGGCAATTGGCGGATCCGTTGGGACAGGTCACCCAAACCTCACTGGAGCTAATGAGCGCAGCCGAAGGCAGTGAGCTGGTTATCTCTCAAGAAGCCAGCCAGCACATGCCGCCCGCACTTGATCTACAGCCACGACTGGTATCACGTTTGGTGGCCAGCGACGGTCGCGTTCGACTGCGCGCTTTAGTGCTGGGCCTAAACGAAGGCGGCCGCGATGCGCTGCCGCCTAGCCTGGTCGGGCGTGAAACCTCGCTGCGTACGCTGCGCGATGCGTTGGCGCGGGCAGGTATAGGCTTGCGTCAAAGCGTGTTAGTGCGCGGGGCGTCTGGGATGGGTAAGTCGGCACTGATGGTCGGTTTCCGCCAGTTAGAGCTCAGTCGCGATGCGGCAATTTGCTGGCAGCCCACCACGCGGCTGTCGGTGCTAGACCCCTACGGCGTTGCCCGCACTCTGGTTAGCTGGTATCTCAAGCAACCGTTAACCGTTGAGGCGATTCACGAACTACAGGCAACGCTGGAGTTTGACCAGCTTACGCCCGAGCGCCAGCACCTGTTGGAAGAGGCGCTTGGAGTGCACGAAGTTCAGGAGATCACCCAGCTTGCCCAAAGCGGTGAAGCTGTTGAACTGGTGGTGATGTTGCTGCACCGCTTAATCGAGCGTCAGGCGACCACCAATACTCTGGTACTGATGGTCGATGATTTACAGTGGCTCGATGAGCCGTCATTTAAAGTGCTCGCTGGGTTACAGGCTCGCTTGCCGATCAATACCGCCTTTATGCTAGTAGCCAGCCATCACGGCAGAGAACTGCTACCGGTGAAGCTGCATTGGGATCAACAGATTAGTTTGGGGAATCTGGATTCGCAGCAGTCTTCGCGACTATTGTCGCAGCTCTCACGGCGCTACCGCATTCACTTGAGCCCTCGGCTACGCAACCAGATTATTGAGCGCTGCGATGGTGTGCCGCTCTATATGCAAGAGATTTGCCGGCGTCTGGATATGGATCGTCGCGAGGGACGCAGTGTCCAGTTCGATGAACTGCCTAAAGGGTTATTAGGACTGCTGGCAAGCCGCATCGATCAGCTTGAGGCAGATCGCGAAATTGCCCACGTAGCCGCAGTGCTGGGTAAGCGCTTCCGGTTGGATTTCCTGCTTGAGTGCAGCGGTTGGGAAAAAGGGCGGCTTAACCAAGCGCTCGAACATATGCGGTCGCTGGAAATTGTCGAGCCGGTCGATAAAGAGAGCGGTGAGCACGAATATCAGTTTAGCCATCAGCTATTGCAAGAAGCGGCCTATCTTTCCTGTCCGCGAGATGTGCGGGTCAAGCTGCACCAACAGGTGGTGACCTTAATCGAGGAGCGCTTCCCGGTTTGGATTAGTCGCCACCCCGGCGATTTTGCCACCCATCTGCGCAGGAGCGGTCATTATGCCCGTGGCGCTCGCTATTTCGAATTGGCCGCCCGGGAAGCGCTTAAGGTGAGTGCCAACCGCACCGCGCTACGTATGGCCGATTTCGGTTTGGCAAGCCTGCGCCACGTTGAGCATGAAGTTGAGCGTGAAGTGAGTCTACTCACCGTGCGTGGTCAGGCGGCGTTCTCTCTTGAGGGCCACGGCTCGCCAACCGCTCACGAAAGTTTTGTACGTGCCCGGGAGTTGCTGCGTGAATCGGGAACCGATAGGTTGGAAGACCCAGAAGATCTAGAGCAGATATTCCTGGTCAAATGGGGGCTTTGGGTAGGGCGGAGCCAGCGCTATGCCCATGCCGATGCCTTCGCACTGGCGTCGACGCTTGCTGATCTTGCCGCACGCCTTGAAGATCCGCGCTATCGTCGTTTGGCCGACTATGCTCGCGCTAACTGCGAATACTGGGCAGGTCGCATTCAGCAGGCTCACGATCATTTAGATGAAATCGATCCGCTCAATGCGCAAATGATGATCGAGTGGCTGCCATTCTCCGATCATCCGCAAGTTTCTGCCGCCTGCTTTCAGGGCTGGGCGCTCTGCCTGCGCGGTGATTATCAGCGTGCCGAACGTCAGGTGTCAGCGGCGATTCGACTGGCGGAGAAAATTGCCCACCCCGGCACCTTAGCGCTGGCGCTGCTATTTGCCGCCGCGCTCTATCGCCAGCTAGGCCACATCCACCTCGCTGCGCGACATGCGGAGCGAGCGGCGGCAATGACCGGCACGCCTGATTTACAGCTGTGGCAAATTTCCAGCCAGTTTATTCTCGGTTGGCAACGAGCCCTGGCAGGCGATGCTACCGGGTTGACTCAGTTACGCGACAGCCTGGATCAGATGGCGGAGTTGAACGGTCGCGACCGCTACCAGCGGCCGGTGCTATGGTACTCGGATGCCTGCATTGAACTAGGCGAGTTAAATGCTGCAGAGGAGTACCTCGATCAGTGCTTGGTGATTGCTCGCGAGCGTACCACGCTATTTTTGCCCGAATTAGCCACCCAACTGGCCAAAGTGCGTGATCTGCTTGGACACCCTGCCAATGAGGTCAGGGCATTGGCGGAAATGGCGATAAACCAGTCGCGCGAGCACGGCAATCGCCACCAGGAGCTAGCGGCTCTTGAGCTATGGCTGACGCGTATTGAGCCCAACGACCAGCAGGCGAAAGAGAGTTTTAGGCAGCTGTTGAGCGAAGTCAGCAATAGCGATGCACCGGTGCTAGCCCGCTGGATCAACTTGCTGGATCGCCGTTTGCCGAGGCCAGTAGGCGCTGAAGGTTGA
- a CDS encoding tRNA-(ms[2]io[6]A)-hydroxylase yields the protein MLIQPGMSQSTTQTNVLQTADHAVKADDLLPKSLLQFLACATPEAWLQWALENPETLLIDHAQCEKKAASTAMSLLYRYVDQPLLLSKMSQLAREELLHFEQVVALMEARGVAYQHLTASRYAEGLRRHLRSNDPERLIDVLIIGALIEARSCERFACLIPYLDEELAKFYRTLVKSEGRHFEDYLLLARQQTSDSIDERIAFFVAREAELITTPDTAFRFHSGVPA from the coding sequence ATGTTGATACAACCTGGTATGTCACAATCCACAACACAGACGAATGTCTTACAAACGGCTGATCACGCGGTTAAAGCGGACGATCTTCTGCCGAAAAGCTTGCTCCAGTTTTTGGCCTGCGCAACGCCTGAAGCGTGGCTGCAATGGGCGCTGGAAAACCCAGAAACGCTGCTGATTGACCACGCGCAGTGTGAAAAAAAAGCCGCTTCTACCGCAATGAGCTTGCTTTATCGTTACGTTGACCAGCCTCTGTTGCTAAGCAAAATGTCGCAATTAGCTCGTGAAGAGTTGCTGCATTTCGAACAGGTGGTAGCGCTCATGGAGGCGCGCGGTGTGGCTTACCAGCACTTAACCGCTTCACGCTATGCAGAAGGCCTTAGGCGACACCTGCGCAGCAACGACCCGGAACGGCTAATCGATGTGTTAATCATCGGTGCACTTATAGAAGCGCGTAGCTGCGAACGATTCGCTTGCTTGATTCCTTATTTAGACGAAGAGCTAGCTAAGTTTTATCGCACCCTGGTGAAGTCAGAAGGCCGTCATTTTGAGGACTACCTATTATTGGCTCGCCAGCAGACATCGGACTCTATCGATGAGCGGATCGCCTTTTTTGTAGCGCGTGAAGCGGAGCTGATTACTACGCCCGATACGGCTTTTCGTTTTCATAGCGGTGTGCCAGCTTAA
- the acnB gene encoding bifunctional aconitate hydratase 2/2-methylisocitrate dehydratase produces MLEAYRQHVEERAAEGVPPKPLNAEQVASLVELLKTPPAGEEEFILDLITNRVPPGVDEAAYVKAGFLTAIAKGEASSPLIDKIHAVKLLGTMQGGYNIVSMVELLDNEELAREAGEQLKHTLLMFDAFHDVESRAKNGNSVAKEVIQSWADAEWFLSKPALAEKITLSVFKVPGETNTDDLSPAPDAWSRPDIPLHANAMLKNERDGIEPVVPGTTGPLKQIDDVKAKGFPVVYVGDVVGTGSSRKSATNSVLWFFGDDIPYAPNKRAGGFCFGSKIAPIFFNTMEDSGALPVEMDVSNLNMGDVIDVYPYAGKVCQHDSDDVITTFELKTQLILDEVRAGGRIPLIIGRGLTGKARESLGLPTSDVFRLPDQPKDTGKGFTLAQKMVGKACGLEGVRPGMYCEPKMTTVGSQDTTGPMTRDELKDLACLGFQADLVMQSFCHTAAYPKPVDVDTHHTLPDFIMNRGGVSLRPGDGIIHSWLNRMLLPDTVGTGGDSHTRFPLGISFPAGSGLVAFAAATGVMPLDMPESVLVRFKGKRQPGVTLRDLVHAIPLYAIKQGLLTVDKSNKKNAFSGRVLEIEGLEDLTVEQAFELSDASAERSAAGCTITLSEESVTEYLKSNITLLKWMMANGYGDERTISRRIEGMEAWLADPSLMRADQDAEYTEVIEIDLAEIKEPVLCAPNDPDDARLLSEVAGQKIDEVFIGSCMTNIGHFRAAGKLLEKQPAGSLKTRLWLAPPTKMDQHQLTEEGYYGIYGRAGARMEMPGCSLCMGNQARVAAKSTVVSTSTRNFPNRLGDGANVYLASAELAAVAAVEGRLPSVEEYQRYMGEFDAMAGEIYRYMNFHEIEEYQKIASNVIPVAQEA; encoded by the coding sequence GTGCTTGAAGCTTATCGCCAACATGTCGAGGAACGTGCCGCCGAGGGCGTCCCGCCCAAACCCCTAAATGCGGAACAAGTAGCCTCACTGGTTGAGCTACTGAAAACGCCACCGGCCGGTGAAGAGGAGTTTATCCTTGATTTAATCACCAACCGCGTTCCGCCGGGCGTTGACGAAGCCGCTTATGTAAAAGCAGGCTTCCTAACCGCCATTGCTAAAGGCGAAGCGAGCTCTCCGCTAATAGACAAGATTCACGCCGTCAAGCTGCTGGGCACTATGCAAGGTGGCTACAACATCGTTTCAATGGTGGAGTTACTCGATAACGAGGAGCTTGCCCGCGAAGCAGGCGAGCAGCTCAAGCACACTCTGTTGATGTTCGACGCCTTCCACGATGTGGAAAGCCGCGCCAAGAACGGCAACAGCGTCGCGAAAGAGGTTATTCAGTCCTGGGCAGACGCCGAGTGGTTCCTGTCTAAACCGGCACTGGCTGAAAAAATCACTCTAAGCGTGTTTAAAGTTCCTGGCGAAACCAACACCGATGACCTGTCTCCTGCGCCGGATGCTTGGTCACGCCCGGATATTCCGCTCCATGCCAACGCCATGCTCAAAAACGAGCGCGACGGCATTGAGCCAGTGGTTCCAGGCACTACTGGCCCGCTCAAACAGATCGACGACGTTAAAGCCAAAGGCTTTCCGGTCGTTTATGTAGGCGACGTAGTCGGCACCGGCTCATCGCGTAAGTCAGCCACCAACTCGGTGCTGTGGTTCTTCGGCGACGATATCCCCTACGCACCTAACAAGCGCGCTGGTGGTTTCTGCTTTGGTAGCAAAATTGCACCTATCTTCTTTAACACCATGGAAGATTCAGGTGCCCTACCGGTTGAGATGGATGTCAGCAACCTGAACATGGGCGACGTCATCGATGTTTATCCCTATGCAGGTAAAGTGTGCCAACACGATAGCGATGACGTAATCACCACTTTTGAACTTAAAACGCAGCTGATTCTGGATGAAGTACGCGCTGGCGGCCGTATTCCTCTGATCATTGGCCGCGGTTTGACGGGTAAAGCGCGTGAGTCGTTGGGCCTACCCACCTCTGACGTTTTCCGCCTCCCCGATCAGCCTAAAGATACTGGCAAAGGCTTCACCCTAGCCCAGAAAATGGTCGGTAAAGCCTGTGGTCTTGAGGGCGTTCGCCCCGGCATGTACTGCGAGCCCAAGATGACCACCGTTGGCTCACAAGACACCACAGGCCCGATGACCCGTGATGAGCTGAAAGACCTTGCCTGCCTGGGCTTTCAAGCCGACCTGGTCATGCAGTCGTTCTGTCACACCGCGGCTTATCCGAAGCCCGTAGATGTGGATACTCACCACACCCTGCCCGACTTCATTATGAACCGTGGCGGTGTTTCGCTACGCCCCGGTGACGGTATCATCCACAGCTGGCTCAACCGCATGCTGCTGCCTGATACGGTGGGCACCGGCGGCGACTCGCACACCCGCTTCCCGCTCGGCATCTCATTCCCGGCCGGCTCAGGCCTGGTAGCGTTTGCTGCTGCCACCGGCGTTATGCCGCTGGATATGCCGGAGTCGGTATTGGTGCGCTTCAAGGGCAAGCGCCAGCCTGGCGTTACCCTGCGTGACTTGGTTCACGCCATTCCGCTCTACGCCATCAAGCAAGGCTTGCTGACGGTTGATAAATCCAACAAGAAAAACGCCTTCTCCGGGCGCGTGTTGGAAATTGAAGGTCTGGAAGACTTAACCGTTGAGCAAGCATTCGAGCTTTCTGATGCGTCCGCCGAGCGCTCCGCCGCTGGCTGTACCATTACGCTGTCTGAAGAGAGCGTCACCGAGTACTTGAAGTCCAACATCACCCTATTGAAGTGGATGATGGCCAACGGTTACGGGGACGAGCGCACCATTAGCCGTCGCATTGAAGGCATGGAAGCGTGGCTGGCCGACCCTAGCTTGATGCGTGCCGACCAGGATGCCGAATACACCGAAGTCATTGAAATTGATCTGGCTGAAATTAAAGAGCCGGTTCTGTGTGCGCCGAATGACCCGGACGATGCGCGTCTGCTGTCTGAAGTCGCAGGCCAGAAAATCGACGAAGTCTTTATCGGTTCATGCATGACCAACATCGGCCACTTCCGGGCTGCTGGCAAACTGCTTGAGAAGCAGCCTGCCGGTAGTTTAAAAACTCGGCTGTGGCTGGCACCACCGACGAAAATGGATCAGCATCAGCTGACCGAAGAGGGCTACTACGGTATTTACGGCCGTGCCGGTGCCCGTATGGAAATGCCGGGTTGTTCACTGTGTATGGGTAACCAGGCCCGCGTTGCCGCTAAGAGCACCGTGGTGTCTACGTCTACACGTAACTTCCCGAACCGTTTAGGTGATGGTGCCAATGTGTACCTAGCCTCTGCGGAACTGGCGGCCGTTGCCGCGGTAGAAGGACGCCTACCCAGTGTTGAAGAGTATCAACGCTATATGGGTGAGTTTGACGCTATGGCGGGCGAGATTTATCGTTATATGAACTTTCACGAGATTGAGGAGTATCAGAAGATCGCCTCAAACGTGATTCCGGTCGCTCAAGAGGCTTAA
- the rraA gene encoding ribonuclease E activity regulator RraA: MTNSNDIVTPDLCDAHPEVAVLDPLFANFGGLEAFYGPIRTIKCFEDNSMVKQAVAEPGNGAVLVVDAGGSHRCAMLGDMLAEQAVANGWAGVVMYGCVRDVDILAALPIGVQALGSHPRKSEKRGEGQRDIDVTFAGVTLQPGHWLYADNNGILIAEHELPLS; encoded by the coding sequence ATGACGAATTCGAATGATATAGTGACACCTGATCTATGCGATGCGCATCCAGAGGTAGCAGTACTTGATCCGCTGTTTGCTAATTTCGGCGGACTGGAAGCCTTCTATGGCCCTATTCGTACGATCAAGTGCTTTGAAGATAACTCCATGGTTAAGCAGGCCGTTGCCGAGCCGGGTAACGGCGCGGTGCTGGTGGTTGATGCGGGGGGATCGCACCGCTGCGCCATGCTGGGTGATATGCTCGCCGAGCAGGCTGTCGCCAATGGTTGGGCAGGCGTCGTCATGTATGGCTGCGTGCGCGATGTGGATATACTCGCCGCCCTTCCGATTGGTGTTCAGGCACTGGGCAGCCATCCGCGCAAAAGCGAAAAACGTGGCGAAGGACAGCGCGATATCGACGTCACCTTTGCCGGCGTTACTCTTCAGCCCGGTCACTGGCTGTATGCAGATAACAACGGCATACTAATTGCCGAGCATGAGTTGCCGCTTTCTTAA
- a CDS encoding glycerophosphodiester phosphodiesterase family protein, with amino-acid sequence MPGVAVTATLVLHSYRLMTMQPLTYLGSALLRTLRDHLRPLIAYHLFYTLLASALLLPAITWVTRGLLAQLNRTVVTNDELIALLFSPLGLVGMLVGLGFAFLIIYWQQAGMLQVAVRPRDNHYRLALEALWLSSRRLPALAGLVILQVGTHLLLLAPFMLGLAWLYDFWLSGIDPYYLQRVRPPALWYFIACALPLIIAWVWAASWLYLRWLLALPFVALESCNPWQALKRSVSLTRGWRRSIGAAVLLLLVVIVCLPLLVTLLFDRLFTPLLWWLPEHNAVLIPAMLTYLIGYVLVTLAITFIGIAANALLSACLYMQLAHREARPAPPPKDVNAGKLAWAVELSVFIFAGLQAWWILNSFEIRDNVAVIAHRGSSMVAPENTLAALEQSLIDGADYIEIDVRLSSDHQVMLYHDRSMARLTGDNREFGELTRDQLSQFDVGTWFGDAFQGENIPGLDEALERVRGKAGLMIDIKPLPGQEQALADAVIETLNAESDVRYRCWATQQSAFDGYASCGFPNALLAMRMATMSPSLLKHIKAQAPELRVTLLAQLILPGTLNRREFDALGLRHNRITEGEIHLARLYGYEIHAWTVNDRARMSTLIDLGVDAIITDYPDRLTELIQVRRELSDGALMLVKLRNWLRQ; translated from the coding sequence TTGCCAGGTGTGGCGGTTACTGCCACCCTGGTACTCCATTCTTACCGTTTAATGACGATGCAGCCTTTGACTTACCTTGGCTCCGCCTTACTGCGCACGTTGCGCGATCATCTTCGCCCACTGATCGCTTATCACCTGTTTTATACCCTGCTCGCCTCAGCGTTGCTGCTACCAGCGATCACCTGGGTAACTCGTGGGCTACTGGCCCAACTCAACCGCACCGTTGTCACTAACGATGAATTGATTGCACTGCTCTTTAGCCCGCTGGGCTTGGTAGGCATGCTGGTAGGTCTTGGGTTCGCTTTTTTGATTATTTACTGGCAGCAGGCGGGGATGCTGCAGGTCGCCGTCAGGCCTCGCGACAATCACTATCGACTAGCTCTTGAAGCACTTTGGCTAAGCTCTCGTCGGCTGCCCGCCCTGGCGGGTCTTGTCATACTCCAGGTAGGCACGCACTTATTACTGCTTGCACCCTTTATGCTCGGGCTCGCCTGGCTTTACGACTTCTGGCTGAGTGGCATAGACCCCTACTACCTTCAGCGTGTCCGCCCTCCCGCACTGTGGTATTTCATTGCTTGCGCACTACCGCTGATCATCGCCTGGGTATGGGCAGCGTCATGGCTCTATTTGCGCTGGCTGCTGGCGCTGCCTTTCGTTGCACTGGAAAGCTGTAACCCCTGGCAGGCTCTCAAGCGAAGCGTTAGCTTAACCCGCGGCTGGCGCCGCTCCATTGGCGCTGCTGTACTTCTGTTATTGGTGGTGATTGTTTGCCTACCGCTGCTGGTTACGCTGCTGTTTGATCGGCTGTTTACACCGCTACTGTGGTGGTTGCCCGAGCATAATGCCGTGCTTATACCGGCGATGCTCACGTACTTAATCGGTTATGTACTGGTCACCCTGGCGATTACCTTTATCGGTATTGCCGCCAACGCACTGCTTTCCGCCTGTCTATATATGCAATTGGCTCATCGAGAAGCGCGCCCAGCGCCACCTCCAAAGGATGTCAATGCGGGCAAACTGGCCTGGGCGGTAGAGCTCAGCGTGTTTATTTTTGCCGGCCTTCAAGCATGGTGGATACTCAATAGTTTTGAGATACGTGACAATGTTGCGGTGATCGCCCACCGAGGGAGCTCGATGGTGGCGCCTGAAAACACCCTTGCCGCATTAGAACAGTCACTGATCGATGGTGCTGACTATATCGAAATTGACGTGCGCTTGAGCAGTGACCATCAGGTAATGCTCTACCACGACCGCAGTATGGCGCGGCTAACAGGCGACAACCGTGAGTTTGGCGAGCTAACCAGAGACCAGCTGAGCCAGTTCGATGTGGGCACTTGGTTTGGCGATGCATTTCAAGGCGAGAACATTCCTGGCTTGGACGAAGCACTTGAAAGAGTACGCGGAAAAGCGGGATTAATGATCGATATTAAACCGCTGCCAGGTCAAGAGCAGGCGTTGGCCGATGCCGTTATTGAGACCTTAAATGCAGAGAGCGATGTGCGCTATCGCTGCTGGGCAACCCAACAAAGCGCCTTCGATGGCTATGCATCGTGTGGTTTCCCCAATGCACTTTTAGCCATGCGCATGGCCACCATGTCACCTTCATTACTTAAGCATATCAAAGCCCAAGCGCCCGAACTGCGCGTTACCTTACTGGCCCAGCTTATACTGCCTGGCACACTCAATCGGCGCGAATTTGATGCACTAGGGCTACGGCATAACCGCATCACGGAAGGGGAAATTCACTTAGCAAGGCTGTATGGCTACGAAATACACGCCTGGACCGTCAATGATCGGGCCCGAATGTCGACACTGATTGACCTGGGTGTCGATGCCATCATCACCGACTACCCAGATCGTTTAACCGAACTTATTCAAGTCCGCCGCGAATTAAGCGACGGCGCACTTATGTTGGTAAAGCTGCGCAACTGGCTTCGCCAATAG